From the Pseudoalteromonas tunicata genome, one window contains:
- a CDS encoding pteridine reductase, with translation MVAAEHKVVLITGAAKRVGAYLCKYFHHKGCNVVIHYHSSKVEALQLEGELNRRRINSAKALCGQFACHEEYRLFQREVESYWGRVDVLINNASSFFPTPIGNATVDDAQALLHSNLIMPTLLIQAFAKALQTSGGCVINILDIYAQSPLRDHMLYCAAKAGLASVTKSVAKELAPDVRSNAIAPGNIIWPSDCTLSQPEKQWRLAQIPLQRQGHPQDIAKAAYFLAFDADYVTGQVLNVDGGKAL, from the coding sequence ATGGTGGCAGCTGAACATAAGGTTGTTCTAATAACAGGTGCAGCGAAAAGAGTGGGTGCCTACTTATGTAAATATTTCCATCACAAGGGCTGTAACGTCGTTATTCACTATCACAGCTCTAAAGTAGAAGCATTGCAACTTGAAGGTGAGTTGAACCGTCGACGTATTAATAGCGCCAAAGCGTTGTGTGGACAGTTTGCCTGTCATGAGGAATACAGGCTGTTTCAACGCGAAGTTGAGTCTTATTGGGGACGAGTCGATGTGTTAATAAATAACGCATCAAGCTTTTTCCCAACGCCAATTGGCAATGCCACGGTCGATGATGCGCAAGCACTACTGCATAGTAATTTGATCATGCCCACTTTACTAATTCAGGCATTTGCCAAAGCACTCCAAACCAGTGGAGGTTGTGTCATTAATATTTTGGATATTTATGCGCAGTCACCGCTTCGCGACCATATGTTGTATTGCGCGGCGAAGGCAGGCCTAGCCAGTGTAACCAAATCTGTAGCCAAAGAACTCGCACCAGATGTGAGAAGTAATGCGATAGCTCCGGGTAATATTATATGGCCATCGGATTGTACGCTGAGTCAGCCTGAAAAGCAGTGGAGGCTCGCCCAAATCCCATTACAACGGCAAGGTCATCCTCAGGATATTGCTAAAGCAGCATATTTTCTTGCCTTTGATGCGGATTATGTGACGGGTCAGGTGCTCAATGTGGACGGCGGGAAAGCACTTTAA
- a CDS encoding transposase family protein, producing the protein MRLSGWEDIEDYCHDRLDWLRKYVSLEQGIPRHNTIAGLVNRIDMMHWEGAKTVGGHYLLQKRTRQSKQ; encoded by the coding sequence ATCAGATTATCAGGCTGGGAGGATATTGAGGATTATTGCCATGATAGATTAGATTGGCTGAGAAAATATGTTTCTCTTGAACAAGGGATCCCTCGCCATAACACAATTGCCGGTTTAGTGAATCGTATTGACATGATGCACTGGGAGGGCGCAAAAACAGTGGGGGGTCATTATTTACTACAGAAAAGAACAAGGCAAAGTAAGCAATGA
- the gorA gene encoding glutathione-disulfide reductase gives MAQHFDYIAIGGGSGGIASANRAAMRGAKVALIEAKHMGGTCVNVGCVPKKVMWHGAQVAEAIKLYAPDYGFDVEIKNFNWSKLLESREAYIGRIHQGYDKYLASNGVTVIKGFAKFVDEKTIEVNGEHYTADHFLIAVGGRPSIPNIPGAEHGIDSNGFFELKTQPKRVAVVGAGYIAVELAGVLNGLGTQTQLFVRQHAPLRSFDPLIVDTLKEVMAAEGPQLHTHATPSKVVKEADGSVTLHLENGESHNVDQLIWAIGRHPATDAINIQAAGVALNDRGYVIVDEYQQTSTANIYAVGDIVEGGVELTPVAVKAGRMLAERLFNQAMPNAKMDYNLVPTVVFSHPPIGTIGLTEPEAIEQFGKDDIKVYTSSFTAMYTAVTQHRQPCKMKLVCQGPNEKIVGLHGIGFAVDEMIQGFAVAMKMGATKADFDSVVAIHPTGSEEFVTMRG, from the coding sequence ATGGCTCAACATTTTGATTATATTGCAATTGGCGGCGGTAGTGGTGGTATTGCATCTGCAAACCGAGCGGCCATGCGTGGTGCTAAAGTGGCACTAATTGAAGCTAAACACATGGGTGGAACTTGCGTCAACGTCGGTTGTGTACCAAAAAAAGTCATGTGGCATGGTGCTCAAGTTGCTGAAGCAATAAAACTATACGCCCCTGATTACGGTTTTGACGTAGAAATTAAAAACTTTAATTGGTCTAAATTACTTGAAAGCCGCGAGGCCTACATCGGCCGTATTCATCAAGGATACGACAAATACTTAGCGAGCAACGGTGTAACTGTTATTAAAGGCTTTGCTAAATTTGTTGACGAAAAAACCATTGAAGTAAACGGTGAACACTACACTGCGGATCACTTTTTAATTGCAGTAGGTGGCCGCCCAAGCATTCCAAATATTCCAGGCGCTGAGCATGGCATTGATTCAAATGGCTTTTTTGAATTAAAAACCCAACCGAAACGCGTTGCCGTAGTCGGTGCTGGCTATATTGCCGTTGAACTTGCAGGGGTATTAAATGGTTTAGGTACTCAAACGCAACTATTTGTGCGCCAACACGCGCCACTTCGTAGTTTCGACCCTTTAATTGTCGATACGTTAAAAGAAGTCATGGCGGCTGAAGGCCCGCAATTACACACCCATGCCACACCATCAAAAGTAGTTAAAGAAGCTGATGGCAGCGTTACCCTGCATTTAGAAAATGGCGAAAGTCACAATGTTGACCAACTGATTTGGGCTATTGGTCGCCACCCTGCAACTGATGCGATTAACATTCAAGCAGCGGGAGTTGCCCTAAACGATCGTGGTTATGTGATTGTTGATGAATACCAACAAACATCTACCGCCAACATTTATGCTGTAGGCGATATTGTGGAAGGCGGCGTAGAACTGACACCTGTCGCAGTAAAAGCTGGCCGTATGTTAGCTGAACGCTTATTTAACCAAGCGATGCCTAATGCAAAAATGGATTACAATTTAGTCCCAACAGTGGTATTTAGTCATCCTCCGATTGGCACCATTGGCCTTACCGAGCCTGAGGCAATTGAACAATTTGGTAAAGACGATATTAAAGTTTATACCTCAAGCTTTACCGCGATGTACACCGCAGTAACGCAGCACCGTCAACCGTGCAAAATGAAACTAGTTTGCCAAGGCCCTAACGAAAAAATTGTCGGTTTACATGGAATTGGCTTTGCGGTTGATGAAATGATCCAAGGCTTTGCGGTTGCGATGAAAATGGGCGCGACCAAAGCAGATTTTGATTCAGTTGTGGCCATTCACCCAACAGGCTCTGAAGAATTTGTTACTATGAGGGGTTAA
- a CDS encoding DUF2461 domain-containing protein codes for MFSEKTFTFLAELEQNNQRDWFNQHKARYEDTVREPALAFIRQMQAPISAISSHFVASDKKVGGSLMRIQRDARFSKDKSPYKMNIGIQFRHFLGKDVHAPGFYFHLSNRECFVGAGIWRPDSKPLNKIRHCIDENPNSYKKAIFNSSFSDVFAMSGESLQRPPRGFEKEHPLLAELKRKDFIAISPLTKQQVCSEHLPELVAERFNLAVPLMAYLCFALEQPF; via the coding sequence ATGTTTAGTGAAAAAACATTCACATTTTTGGCCGAGCTTGAACAAAACAATCAGCGCGATTGGTTTAATCAGCATAAAGCCCGGTATGAAGATACGGTGCGAGAGCCCGCTTTAGCCTTTATTCGTCAGATGCAAGCACCAATTTCTGCTATATCGAGTCATTTTGTTGCCTCCGATAAAAAAGTGGGTGGCAGTTTAATGCGTATTCAGCGCGATGCGCGTTTTAGTAAAGATAAAAGTCCATACAAAATGAATATCGGTATTCAGTTTCGCCATTTTTTGGGTAAAGATGTGCATGCGCCGGGATTTTATTTCCATCTTTCTAATCGGGAGTGTTTTGTTGGTGCTGGGATTTGGCGCCCTGACTCAAAGCCGCTAAACAAAATTCGCCATTGCATCGATGAAAACCCAAATAGTTATAAAAAAGCGATTTTTAACTCATCCTTTAGTGACGTGTTTGCTATGTCGGGCGAGAGTCTGCAGCGCCCTCCGAGAGGGTTTGAAAAAGAGCACCCATTATTAGCTGAACTGAAACGAAAAGATTTTATCGCAATCAGCCCGTTAACTAAGCAGCAAGTGTGTAGTGAACATTTGCCTGAGTTGGTGGCTGAGCGTTTTAACTTAGCTGTGCCACTCATGGCCTATTTATGTTTTGCGCTTGAGCAGCCGTTTTAG